The Acropora muricata isolate sample 2 chromosome 5, ASM3666990v1, whole genome shotgun sequence genome includes a window with the following:
- the LOC136918331 gene encoding uncharacterized protein isoform X2 yields MHREKQQEDLTIGTTVLTLPPIKPHQASRVKRKRVGGGKKEDLDEETQIALALSASIAPFPLHSDPCTKKTVKVKGGKKRGDNELPPLLLRDNESAQRAVALRAAQVLCTKDNEDDDEDEISCTPSLAPSRFVQNNLACPAVLSVCNLENFDSTRTSDEKEDFDNDPKEAVKIDEGGNCTNETCESSFTVDPEFSKSFLNSLYSAEIEEDSDVVTKVPRPSPLWSLAGLVEPPSFTYVVPGLLPPLSPQKGNNLLEQSPGSESGGISSAIKCDNAKTNQGGNLEETKELGKSTLQHQTITTTTEKCAEITPSQVVDMEILLELAQEDEKSNVSLDSQYVIPTSGFCIDRQVKVEEVDIVPSGVPELLQDLSSMINNSFLSDVMIKLQDGQEMVAHSFILALRSEVLAQLLTEQRAVCEGTTCNGSWTGKFCLLFEDVNKVVFEPVLRHIYTGDVSMLNTNDLDEVAKLAERLRLPCLLKTCKATREKLRRSFRSDQDDGMADFANTQLDKLEENLWRDKTINELSDERQASANKLDEGDFLNDDDIEEIMIFQTQSLRRKGSLVWGNVEQRQSCSHEKNFDNGELFAPGVNRNRGLQKEAEYNNLEVKNESSVKENALVLPNLMDGLNSSRDTFLVNDAQRGNISSKLDASVNLSHRNIATVNEKVDAVENTNNICGRNERKEMTVGLSTVHGKEYIEEDRVIAENKLREEMSPRAKDISRMSEFENTEYEFNWRHRMFTGDDGQLSPDISKSVIDIEALPCNSTRSNDKVISTGSRLETKAKMECFSFNEVPSHRNDKAGIGNEPENEPIVINVPIDLSSENVQGVNGDRLLEADEKREAFSDFTSLANQEHSSQVWLSFLPEEGCVEYTNNNGSPEEATLLEDDEVGESGVDGSITLISDNDDEEAVNDSSPVKKNLTIVPETPRISRSLPQSKSSSTDTYSEENDVDGDNEVTYTGSSPSNTQKKLRDEAIEFLSMLKERVGSGKGKKSRNKKSSRRETIKRVSPAKLSSQCTEENQERKSPLSPREFRSQGSSQLGHFSRTGDISPLEELPCDFGSSPIWENDDEPDCFTVDKSPPRSPVHVQPNLVLAASEPESNKNCSVSTPCNPTFGRNNSGYRGCVSTRLTTADLQNCVDHEVLDICDDKTEGNFDAAATISTFQDVMSPPVPSPDLLRPRSPTLPISPLPPRVVLSPDLTVTNCKSPLPGGCPQSDSPMSPSVCSFSSQQTALSLQSEKRECAKKLDLKQGSNSTESVKPSISETFDLNIPLMERIKAARNGKKICLLTNVEEDSSDNSIDGDSIGDENDSKDKKSSIDLRLQDAGNAASGEINEMRDVSTVTDFDFYDNGGYNFDIDEFDIVDNCLENINTEANLESEEGTYLKVTEVLRGNKGGKEFVGKKMISASYRSNDEIERASVPKKRGKKMDSKSHQTPAPTVNEPVTPMPNYHAMDTPTLKNELHNFGVRPLPKKKMILKLKEIYDYTHKVESPHQETENDPHAVGVLRSKTVGSCDVDEVSGSGTASSDESGVEGDTEFGDCTVMIEDEAVSASQQVNGGNLKDKLVGYVQSNPEMYKKMLMFKPMELVSLHKNLKQDGISCGLGKLVDFLDEQCITFTTAGSNARTTKRRRRKKKPEN; encoded by the exons ATGCATCGTGAGAAACAGCAAGAAGATCTCACAATTGGCACAACTGTGTTAACATTACCTCCCATAAAACCTCACCAAGCTTCCAGAGTTAAAAGGAAAAGAGTTGGTGGTGGAAAGAAAGA GGACCTTGATGAGGAAACTCAGATTGCTTTGGCTTTGTCAGCCTCTATAGCCCCATTTCCTCTCCATTCTGATCCATGCACCAAGAAAACTGTGAAGGTAAAAGGAGGCAAAAAGAGAGG gGATAATGAGCTGCCTCCATTGTTGCTGCGAGATAATGAAAGTGCTCAAAGAGCTGTGGCGCTAAGAGCAGCACAAGTGCTTTGTACAAAA GacaatgaagatgatgatgaggatgaaATTTCATGTACACCTTCTCTTGCACCAAGCCGATTTGTTCAGAATAACCTAGCCTGCCCAGCTGTTCTTTCTGTTTGTAACTTGGAAAATTTTGATAGCACGCGGACATCAGATGAAAAGGAAGATTTTGATAATGATCCTAAAGAAGCCGTGAAAATTGATGAAGGAGGAAATTGCACCAATGAAACTTGTGAGAGCAGTTTCACAGTTGACCCTGAGTTTAGCAAGTCATTTCTAAATTCTCTGTACAGTGCAGAAATTGAAGAAGACTCAGATGTCGTAACCAAG GTTCCCCGTCCCAGTCCACTGTGGTCATTAGCTGGTCTCGTGGAACCACCTTCTTTTACATATGTTGTCCCAGGCCTTCTTCCACCACTTTCACCCCAAAAAGGAAATAATCTTCTTGAACAGTCACCGGGTTCAGAATCAGGGGGAATAAGTTCTGCTATCAAGTGTGATAATGCCAAAACCAACCAGGGGGGGAATCTTGAAGAAACCAAAGAGCTGGGCAAATCTACTTTGCAGCATCAAACAATTACAACTACTACTGAAAAGTGTGCAGAGATCACACCATCACAAGTTGTCGATATGGAAATTCTCTTAGAGCTTGCTCAAGAAGATGAAAAATCAAATGTCTCTCTTGATTCACAATATGTCATACCAACCAGTGGCTTTTGTATTGACCGCCAAGTCAAAGTGGAG GAAGTTGATATTGTCCCTAGTGGAGTTCCAGAACTGCTGCAGGATTTATCTTCAATGATTAACAACTCGTTTTTAAGTGATGTCATGATTAAACTTCAAGATGGTCAAGAAATGGTAGCACACAGCTTTATTTTAGCTCTTAGGTCTGAGGTGCTAGCGCAG TTGCTGACAGAGCAAAGAGCTGTTTGTGAGGGGACAACATGCAATGGATCATGGACAGGaaaattttgtctgttgttTGAGGATGTAAATAAGGTCGTATTTGAACCTGTACTTAGGCACATCTACACAGGAGATGTCAGCATGTTAAACACGAATGATTTGGATGAGGTAGCAAAGTTAGCTGAAAG ATTAAGACTTCCTTGTCTCTTGAAGACGTGCAAAGCAACTCGGGAAAAGCTGAGACGTTCTTTTAGGAGTGATCAGGACGATGGGATGGCAGACTTTGCCAACACACAGTTGGACAAACTTGAGGAAAATCTCTGGAGAGACAAGACCATCAACGAGTTAAGCGACGAACGTCAAGCCAGTGCAAATAAGTTGGATGAAGGTGATTTTTTGAACGATGATGATATTGAGGAGATTATGATTTTTCAGACACAATCGCTTCGCAGGAAAGGCAGTTTAGTGTGGGGAAATGTAGAACAACGGCAGTCGTGCTCTCATGAAAAGAACTTTGACAATGGAGAATTGTTCGCGCCGGGTGTTAACAGGAATCGTGGATTACAAAAAGAGGCCGAGTACAACAATCTAGAAGTCAAGAATGAAAGTTCCGTGAAAGAAAATGCGCTGGTGCTACCCAATCTTATGGACGGTCTTAATTCGTCACGTGACACTTTTTTGGTCAATGATGCCCAGAGAGGAAATATATCTAGCAAGCTCGATGCCTCTGTCAACTTATCGCACCGTAATATTGCAACAGTTAATGAGAAAGTGGATGCGGTTGAAAATACGAATAACATCTGTGGCCGTAATGAGAGGAAAGAAATGACCGTTGGCTTGAGTACAGTTCATGGAAAGGAATATATTGAGGAAGACCGAGTGATAGCCGAGAATAAATTGCGTGAAGAAATGTCTCCTAGGGCCAAAGACATTTCTAGGATGTcagaatttgaaaatacagaataTGAATTTAATTGGAGACATCGCATGTTTACAGGTGATGATGGTCAGTTGTCACCTGATATCAGCAAATCAGTCATTGATATCGAGGCCTTGCCTTGTAATAGCACAAGAAGCAATGATAAGGTAATTTCAACAGGGAGTCGATTAGAGACAAAAGCGAAGATGGagtgtttttctttcaatgaagTACCGTCCCACAGAAATGACAAGGCTGGAATAGGCAATGAACCAGAAAACGAGCCCATTGTTATCAACGTGCCAATAGATTTATCCAGTGAAAATGTTCAAGGTGTGAATGGCGACAGACTACTCGAAGCGGACGAAAAGCGGGAAGCTTTCTCTGATTTTACGTCCCTTGCAAACCAAGAGCACAGTTCTCAGGTTTGGTTATCATTTTTGCCTGAGGAGGGATGCGTGGAATATACTAATAATAACGGGTCCCCTGAGGAAGCAACTCTTCTGGAGGATGACGAAGTGGGAGAATCAGGGGTGGATGGATCAATCACACTCAtcagtgataatgatgacgaagag GCAGTGAATGACTCTTCTCCAGTGAAGAAAAACCTTACCATCGTACCGGAAACTCCTCGCATTTCAAGGAGCTTACCTCAAAGCAAGTCTTCATCCACAGATACTTACAGCGAAGAGAATGACGTGGATGGTGATAACGAAGTAACTTACACAGGTTCGTCGCCTTCAAACACACAGAAGAAGTTGAGGGATGAAGCCATTGAATTTTTATCTATGTTGAAAGAACGGGTTGGAAGTGGCAAGGGAAAGAAAAGCAGAAATAAGAAATCTTCGAGAAGAGAAACCATCAAACGCGTTTCACCAGCAAAGTTGTCTTCTCAATGTACAGAGGAAAACCAGGAGAGGAAGTCGCCGCTTTCTCCAAGAGAATTTCGATCCCAGGGTTCTTCGCAGTTGGGCCACTTTTCTCGGACGGGTGACATCTCACCGTTAGAAGAACTTCCTTGCGATTTTGGAAGTTCGCCGATATGGGAAAACGATGACGAGCCAGATTGTTTTACAGTTGATAAGTCTCCTCCTCGATCACCTGTTCATGTGCAACCGAATTTGGTCTTAGCAGCCTCAGAACCtgaaagcaataaaaattgtAGTGTTTCAACTCCATGCAACCCTACCTTTGGTAGAAATAATAGCGGATATCGTGGTTGTGTTAGCACAAGATTGACAACAGCGGATCTTCAGAATTGTGTTGATCATGAAGTGTTGGATATCTGTGATGACAAAACTGAAGGGAATTTTGACGCTGCAGCTACCATTTCTACTTTTCAAGATGTTATGTCGCCACCAGTCCCCTCGCCGGACCTTTTACGTCCGCGCTCTCCTACCCTGCCTATTTCCCCCTTGCCCCCAAGAGTTGTGTTGTCCCCAGACCTCACTGTCACAAATTGCAAGTCTCCTTTACCTGGTGGGTGTCCACAGTCAGACTCCCCCATGTCTCCTTCGGTTTGTTCATTTAGCTCACAACAGACTGCTCTTAGTTTACAAAGTGAAAAGAGAGAGTGTGCGAAGAAACTGGACCTAAAACAGGGCTCAAATAGCACAGAAAGTGTAAAACCTAGTATATCGGAAACATTCGATCTGAACATACCCCTGATGGAGAGGATTAAGGCAGCCCGTAATGGCAAAAAAATTTGCTTGCTTACAAATGTTGAAGAAGACAGCAGCGATAATAGCATTGATGGTGATTCTATTGGAGATGAAAATGATTCAAAGGACAAAAAGTCGTCGATAGATTTACGCCTCCAAGACGCTGGTAACGCTGCTTCAGGTGAAATCAATGAGATGAGGGATGTTTCCACGGTTACAGATTTCGACTTCTATGATAATGGTGGTTACAATTTTGATATCGATGAGTTCGACATCGTTGACAATTGTTTAGAAAATATCAACACTGAAGCAAACTTGGAGAGCGAAGAAGGGACATATTTAAAAGTGACCGAAGTCCTTCGAGGGAATAAAGGTGGAAAGGAATTTGTTGGAAAGAAGATGATCAGTGCGAGTTATAGGAGTAACGATGAGATTGAGCGAGCGAGCGTTCCGAAGAAACGAGGAAAAAAGATGGACAGTAAGTCGCACCAGACACCAGCACCCACAGTCAATGAACCAGTGACACCCATGCCTAACTACCACGCCATGGACACTCCCACCTTAAAG AATGAACTGCACAACTTTGGTGTACGTCCTCTTCCCAAGAAAAAGATGATTTTGAAGCTGAAAGAAATTTATGATTATACTCACAAAG TGGAATCACCTCATCAGGAAACTGAAAATGACCCACATGCTGTTGGTGTTCTAAGATCCAAAACTGTGGGTTCTTGTGACGTTGACGAAGTGTCAGGCAGTGGAACTGCGAGCAGCGATGAAAG TGGTGTGGAAGGGGACACAGAGTTTGGAGACTGTACTGTTATGATCGAAGATGAGGCAGTGTCAGCATCACAACAG GTTAATGGCGGGAACCTAAAAGATAAGCTTGTGGGTTATGTACAAAGTAACCCTGAGATGTACA